The genomic DNA GTGAGCACGTCCATCCCGCCGTAGCCCTGGCGAGATCAGCAGCACAAGCCGCGTACCACGTATTGCGATGAACACCTCGAATGGCCGTGGAACATGCGAAGTCAGCCAGCTTCTTTCATGTAATTCTGTAGTTCAGTCACGGTACGTGACAGCATCACACGGACGGCGCCGTCGGATTTCCCGATCGCTTCAGCGACCTCTTTGGTACTCAGTCCCTCGACGTATCGCATCCGGAGAGCCGTCTGTTGTTCTTCTGTCAGCTCGCTAAGAGCCGCGGCAAGTCGAAATTCTCGCTGCTCCCGCGAAAATGCTCCACTGGGAGAAGTCATGCTCGCAACCAGCATATTCATGAATTCGTTGCCGTCGTTCGCACTCGCTGCAGGCTGGTTGAGGCTTACTTCGCGCTTAACGGAGCGTTTTTCTGCCCCTACGTGTCTCCGATGGGCGTCGATGATTCGTTGCTCGGCCATCTGACAGACCATTCGAAATGGTTCTCTGACGGACTCGATGACCTGACTGGGATTCGAAAAAGCTGAAACGACAACTTCCTGCAAAATGTCGTCCGGCTCCAGGCGACTCCGCAATGCGGGACCAAGGTTCTTGTCAATGTAGCTCAACAACTTTGGCTTTACGGACTCAAGCCATATTCCCAGTTGTTCGACGTTTTCTGGTCGATCGACGGACTCTTCATTTCCCATGACTTCCGTACCCGCTGCGTGAGTTTTGAACCCTGAACTCGCCACACCCGAAACTCTACAGCAATACCATCCCGGAGCAAGTGACAGGCAGAAATCAGTCAAATTCAAATGACCATCGACAGGTCACTGGCCAGTAGCACTCATAAAAAAAGTCGAAGCCGCGCGAGCAGCTTCGACGTTTCGAGTAAATCCTGGAGAGTGTCAGACTACGAAAAGTCAGATGGGTTGCCAAACAGGCCGCCACCCTTGCCCGCATTGTCGCCGGATGTACCACCACGGAGGTTTGTATTTCGTGGTCGTCGGGGCTGCTGAGGAGCCTCGTTTTCTTCGGGCATTTCGGGTTTCGCGGCTTCCGGCTTCTTTTCGAGAGCCTTCAGCGAAAGCGACACTCGCTTGCGTTTTGTGTCGACTTCCTGCACCTGAAATTCGCGTGTTTCACCGACCGTCAGGATTTCTCCCACACTTCCAACTCGGCGCCACGCCAGTTCGCTGATGTGAACCATACCCTCCAGGCCGGGCTCGAGTTCGATGAATGCACCGAAATCCGTGACTCGCGTCACTTTACCCTCGACGGTTCGACCGGTGGAGTACTTCTCAGTTGCATTCATCCATGGATTCTGAGCCAGCTGTTTCATCCCAAGGCTGATGCGTTTCTTTTCCTGATCGAGCCGAAGAATCTTGACGTCCACCGTTTGCCCTTCAGACAGCACATCGCTGGGATGGTTGATTCGGGACCAGCTGATTTCGCCGATGTGCAGGAAACCGTCAACCGCACCAATATTGATGAAAGCGCCGTAGTCTTTGATGGTCTTGACGACGCCGGAGAAATCCTGTCCGACTTCCGCGGTCGACCAGAATTCACCTTCGACTTCTTCTCTTTCTGACTGAAGCAGCACACGACGACTGACAACAAGGTTGCGTTTCTTTGGATTTACTTCCGTAATCTGGGCTGAGATTTTCTGGTTAACATAAGTTTCCAGGTCACCGACATAGCCGAGTTCAACCTGACTTGCCGGCATGAATGCACGCAATCCACCAACAGTTACCTGCAGTCCGCCCTTGTTCACGGCTGTCACAAGGCAGTCAACAACCTGACCGACAGCAAGGTTATCCCAGTTTCCAGCGGGTTTGTGCCGCCCCTTTGGAAGTCGACCACGAATCAGGCCATCAGAATCCAACTCTTCAATGACGACGTCGATCTCAGCCCCGACCTCGGGGACTTTGCCTTCCGGGAACTGCTTGAGAGCCACAACGACATTGGTGCGAAGTCCGGCGTCCAGAAACACGTCATCGCCGTGAACCTGCTGGACTTTCCCGCGAACTTTTGACCCTTGTCCGACTTGTTTTTCAGCCTCCGTTTTTCCTTCTCCATCGACTGCTGGAGTGGCTGCAACGGTGCTGACCTGCATCACAGCGTTGATCTCTGCTTCAAGCGACTCGTCCAGATCGTCGACCGTTGGAATTTCAACACGGCCACGACTGCCTTCCGATCCCTGCTGCGGGGCAGAAGCAGCGACCTGAGCGGCCTGAGCTTCCGAGGCAGCCATCATTTTTTCACGGATGCTGCCTCCGGCCGCGTCTTGCGGCTCTGAGGTTTCAACCTCGCCCTGGGCGTCAGCATGGATCACCGGGGGCACTGGGGCATCCGCCGATGCGGAAGGGATTTGTGGGACAGGTGATTCTGATGCCTGCGCTGCCACAGTTTCAGATTCGACCGGTGTCGCTGCGGATTCAACGTCCCCCTGCGAGACAACGACGGGCACTTCGGCTTGCGGAGTTTCCGGCGACGGAGGAGGATCTGTGGGCGGTACATTCGCACTCTGAACTGCATTCTCTGTCAGATCAGTGCTCTCTGTTGGAACTGTGTTCTCTGTTGGAACTGTGTTCTCTGTTGGAACTGCGTTCTGTGGCTGAACAGAGTCTTGTGGCTGCATGCTCTCCTGCGGCAACGTGCCGTCCTGGTGCTGCGTGCCGTCCGGTTGCTGTGGATCCGTGGTCATCACTTCATGTCCTGTCAGAGCCGCTAGGTAATATGGATGGCTTCAATGACCGTCTGACTTCAATCATTAAGCACCTTCGTTCAATCGTACGCTTTTCGCCGTCCAGTCCGTGTCAGCCCGAAGGATATCCAAACGAAATCCTGTTCAACAACCGACTAGCCACCATCATGGCACAGGTTTTTCTGCAATTACGCAACGAAATCCAACGGCGTCGTTGCGAAGTTGCGGTGATACGGTCAAACGAGAGGCTGATGTCAGGTGACGAAACGGATCCTTCCAGGAACCGCCGCGAATCACGACCCTCGCTTTTTCAGAGGTTTCCCGCTGAGCCTGGTCTGAGGCATTTGGATCTGCTGCGTCTTTGGGATCGGCAGTTTGACTGCGGGGCACGCCGTTTGTCGATGAAGACTTCTCGGCTACGTCGCCGCGAACAAGAGTCTCTTCATTGTCAGCCACAAACTCCCACAAATATCCGTGAACATCGCAGAGCCCCCAACTATTGGGTTTGAGCACGCCAACGGCCGGATCGTTTCCCGCCGCATTTCCTGTGTGCCACGCATATGCATCCAGCCGGGTAGCAGAATTGCCGGAGTCGCCTTCAGAGGTTGCTGAATTGCCGAACGAATAGGCGGTGTCAGTGCCTGCCCGACAACAATATTCCCACTCCAGTTCCGTCGGAAGACGCACAACTTCATTCGCCGCGATCAATCCGTCCAACCGCAGCAGGGCTGTCAGCTTCAGGCAAAACTGATTCGCCTCTGTGAATGACATCATTTCGGCTGAGTTCCGTGGCCCCTTCCATCGGCTGGGGTTGGTCCCCATGACAGCCTCGTATAATTCCTGCGTGGTTTCATAGCGGCAAACCCGAAACGGATGCATCAGTTGTCGCTTTCTGGACGGCAGCAGGGGTAGCTGACCGCTCAACGAATCTCGCTCCGCCTGCGATGCGCCGAAAATGAAATCTCCGGGAAATGAGCCAGCACCGGGTTCGATCAGGACACATTCGCGAACAAATCTTTTCAGGCATTCGCTCCTGTCGGCCGATGGCGTTCGAGTCGCCGCTAAATCCTGAGCGCGGGTTGCTGTCGTCAGCAGAAGTGCCACCACGCATCCAAACGCCCGCAGGATGCTCTTCAGTTTCTCGATCTGTGTGAGATACATAGGTCTTCGCTTCTGTTTCCTGCAAAGTCGGACGTGAAGTAAGTCGAGACCAACATCATGCTCAATTCGATGGCAACCTGCAATTGCTCACTTGCCGTGCTGGGCTTCCAGGGACATACCAAACCATCGATCAAGCACATATTCCCCGGCGGCGCTGATCGACATGAAGACCAGAGTGCCCAACGCTGTTGTTGTTGCAACAGTGGCGTAGAGTTCGGGCAATTCCAGAGACTCCGTCTTTGCGCGAATGACCGAACCAAGTCCCGGTTGTCCCGAACCGACAAAGAATTCTCCCACGACGGCGCCGACAATTGCTGTTCCACTGGCAATTCGAATTCCAGTGATCATGTATGGAAGGGCAGAGGGCAGCCGCAGCTTCAGCAAAGTCTGTAACCATGTGGCACGATGCAGACGGAAGAACTCTGCCAGGTTCTGATCGGTTTGAAGCAGCCCTGTGGTGGTGTTGGTGATAACAGGAAACAGACTGATGATGCTGGCAATGATGGCGATGCTGAAGAATCCCCGTCCAAAGGTCAGAATGACGATTGGGGCAATGGCAATAATCGGGACGGTCTGCAACAGCACGGCATAGGGATAGAGCGATCGTCTGACGGTGACAGAGATGGAAAACACGAAGGCAGCAAGAATGCCGCAAATGCTGCTGACCAGAAGTCCCATAATTGCCGCCAAACTTGTCCGCACCGTGGCTGCCACCAGTGGTTCACGGATCCTGACGCCGGCTTTCAGCACACTCACGGGGCTCGGCAGAATCAGTTCTGAAACGCCCGTCAACACCACCCCCGCCTGCCAGACCATAAGAATTGCCGCCAGCACTCCGATCGGAGCCAGCAGGTGGGACGGCGTACTGGCATTCGATTTGTCGTTCGAAGATGCTGAAGATTGTCGAAGTGGTGCAGTCAGCGAAAAAATCCTCTATCCGAAGCGACAAAATCAACGACTCTGCGACGGTGCATTCCGGGTGCCGGCGCCTTTATCAATGCGACTCTGGTATCTTTGCGGGCTCCGCATTCTGGCAATCAGTGCTGTTTCTGTCGAGAATTACAGAACTTATGGTTAAACTTCCCGGCCCGCAGTTCTGCCGGATCTCATGGCATTCAATACGGGCTACGTCGTAACTTCAAGTAGACGCAGGCAGAATGAGGTGCACGCCGTCCTGAGAAACCGGGCCGTTCGCATGGATCTCCTGCTTTCCAGTCATCTTCCCAAAATCTAACCAGACCACCGACTGAAGACTCATGACGCAGTTAAACAAATTCAGCAGCCGAATTACTCAACCCGCATCTCAGGGCGCATCGCAGGCCATGCTCTACGGTACAGGCATGACTCGCGAAGATATGGACAAAGCTCAGGTGGGCATCGCCAGCGTCTGGTACGAAGGCAATACATGCAATATGCACCTGATGGACCTGGCGGCGAAAGTTCGAGAAGGAGTCCAGGCGGCCGGAATGGTTGGGATGCGATTTAACACCATCGGTGTTAGTGATGGCATTTCCATGGGGACCGACGGGATGTCGTTCTCACTTCAGTCCCGCGATTTGATCGCAGACTCGATTGAGACTGTTATGGGAGCACAGTGGTATGACGCCAATATCTCGCTTCCCGGCTGCGACAAGAACATGCCTGGTTGTATCATTGCGATGGGGCGGCTGAATCGACCATCGATTATGGTTTACGGCGGAACTATCCGGGCTGGCTGTGGTCTGAAGGGCGAAAAACTGGATATTGTTTCTGCGTTTCAGTCCTACGGTGAATTCATCGGACACAAAATCTCTGAAGAAGAACGCCAGCAGATTGTGCGTAAAAGCTGTCCCGGGGCAGGAGCCTGCGGAGGAATGTACACGGCCAACACGATGGCTTCGGCAATTGAGGCCATGGGAATGAGTCTCCCCTACAGTTCTTCCATTCCTGCTGAAGACCCGGCAAAGCTGGATGAATGCTTCAGGGCTGGTGCTGCGATCCGCGTCCTTCTGGAAAAAGACATCAAGCCACGCGACATTATGACTCGCAAAGCCTTCGAAAATGCCATGGTCATTACGATGGCACTGGGTGGCTCAACGAATGCCGTGCTGCACTTGATTGCGATGGCTAAGTCTGTCGACGTGCCGCTCACAATCGACGACTTCCAGAAAGTCAGCGACCGTATCCCCTACATCGCCGACCTCAAACCAAGCGGCAAGTACGTAATGGAAGATGTTCAAACCGTCGGAGGCACTCCTGCTGTCCTGAAGTATCTGCTGGAGAAGGGCTTGATTCATGGTGACTGTATGACCGTCACCGGCAAAACCCTCGCTGAAAACCTCGCCGACCTGCCTGGTTTGTCAGAAGGCCAGGACATCATTCATCCTGTTGAAAAACCAATTAAGGCCACGGGGCACATTCGGATCATGCGGGGAAACATGTGTCCGGAAGGTGCTGTCGCAAAAATCACCGGGAAAGAAGGGCTGGTCTTTACAGGAACGGCTCGTTGCTTTGATTCGGAAGAATTGATGCTGAAGGGGCTCGAAGATGGCGAAATTGCGAAGGGCGACGTTGTCATTATTCGATACGAAGGCCCGAAAGGCGGCCCCGGAATGCCGGAAATGCTGACCCCGACATCTGCCATCATGGGCGCCGGGCTGGGTTCCGACGTCGCGCTTCTGACGGACGGACGATTCAGCGGAGGCTCACACGGATTCATCGTCGGTCACGTTACGCCGGAAGCTCAGGTCGGCGGGCCGATCGCTCTGGTTCAGAATGGTGACAAAATCACAATCGACGCGGAACGCAATGAAATCAACGTCGACGTGACAGATGATGAAATGGCGAAGCGAAAGAGCAACTGGACCGCGCCGGCAGCCAAAGCCACACGGGGGACTCTGGCCAAATACATTCGACTCGTCAAATCCGCCTCAGAAGGTTGCGTCACCGACGAAGAGTAGACGAACGAAGCCTCCATCATCGGGCAGCCGATCACCTGCGGCAAATTGACCATGGAAATGAGAGTGACCTATCCGGCGGAACTGAACGGTTCATTCCGCCGGATACGATCATTACTATAAATCCCGACTCCGGTGCACCGAACGGCTATGCTTCCGCTGGATTCTGTTGTCGGACGCATGGGGCTTTCGGGGGAGCCTTCAGGGAACCCTTCGAAGCACAGAGCCTCAATTCAGACTCCCACTCCAACGCGTTCAGTGCAGATTCAGCCGCGTCGACACGCTGACATCTACCCTTCGCGAAATGCAAAAATGCAAGCCGGTTTGTATCGGCAGCATCGTACGGCCGCTGTCCAGGGAACTGCTTCGGGCGTCTTATCGGAGGCGACCAACGTCGGTTCCGTACGAATCTGTCGATTGGCTGGCAGCCTCATTTCTCTTTTCCGTTGAACGGCTATCATACACGGCTGCCGGAATGTGGATCTCCATCTGGAGGTGGAATCAGCGGCCCGGCATTCAGGTGGCATTGATCGCATGAACCTGGTTTTCGTCCGATTCAGCGTGACCAGTTTTCCGCGGTAATCGATTGTCCGTTAGCAAACTCCAGATCGAGAGACAATTCGTCATGAAGACACATTCTGATGGAACAAACAATGTTCTGAAGCGAACAGGACGCATGCTGTTGGCTTTCAGCGTATTCGCTGTCTCCGCAGGGTTCGTAAACACAGCTCGTTCAGAAGACACTCTTTCGCTGATTGCTCCGGACGGTCGCAGTAACGGCAAGCACATTGTTCTGGTCGCTGGAGACGAGGAATATCGATCGGAAGAGTCGATGCCCATGCTGGGTAAGATTCTCAGCCAGCGTTTTGGTTTTCGTTGCACTGTCGTGTTTTCACTGGGCCCGGATGGAGCAGATTACATCGACGCCAACAATCAAAAAGGTTTGCGTGGACTTGCGGCCTTACAATCGGCCGACCTGATGATCATTGCAACACGCTTTCGTCAGCCAGACGAACAGCAGGCGAAGTACATTGCGGACTTCCTGAATGCCGGTA from Planctomycetaceae bacterium includes the following:
- a CDS encoding sigma-70 family RNA polymerase sigma factor; this translates as MGNEESVDRPENVEQLGIWLESVKPKLLSYIDKNLGPALRSRLEPDDILQEVVVSAFSNPSQVIESVREPFRMVCQMAEQRIIDAHRRHVGAEKRSVKREVSLNQPAASANDGNEFMNMLVASMTSPSGAFSREQREFRLAAALSELTEEQQTALRMRYVEGLSTKEVAEAIGKSDGAVRVMLSRTVTELQNYMKEAG
- a CDS encoding S1 RNA-binding domain-containing protein, producing MTTDPQQPDGTQHQDGTLPQESMQPQDSVQPQNAVPTENTVPTENTVPTESTDLTENAVQSANVPPTDPPPSPETPQAEVPVVVSQGDVESAATPVESETVAAQASESPVPQIPSASADAPVPPVIHADAQGEVETSEPQDAAGGSIREKMMAASEAQAAQVAASAPQQGSEGSRGRVEIPTVDDLDESLEAEINAVMQVSTVAATPAVDGEGKTEAEKQVGQGSKVRGKVQQVHGDDVFLDAGLRTNVVVALKQFPEGKVPEVGAEIDVVIEELDSDGLIRGRLPKGRHKPAGNWDNLAVGQVVDCLVTAVNKGGLQVTVGGLRAFMPASQVELGYVGDLETYVNQKISAQITEVNPKKRNLVVSRRVLLQSEREEVEGEFWSTAEVGQDFSGVVKTIKDYGAFINIGAVDGFLHIGEISWSRINHPSDVLSEGQTVDVKILRLDQEKKRISLGMKQLAQNPWMNATEKYSTGRTVEGKVTRVTDFGAFIELEPGLEGMVHISELAWRRVGSVGEILTVGETREFQVQEVDTKRKRVSLSLKALEKKPEAAKPEMPEENEAPQQPRRPRNTNLRGGTSGDNAGKGGGLFGNPSDFS
- a CDS encoding formylglycine-generating enzyme family protein, translated to MYLTQIEKLKSILRAFGCVVALLLTTATRAQDLAATRTPSADRSECLKRFVRECVLIEPGAGSFPGDFIFGASQAERDSLSGQLPLLPSRKRQLMHPFRVCRYETTQELYEAVMGTNPSRWKGPRNSAEMMSFTEANQFCLKLTALLRLDGLIAANEVVRLPTELEWEYCCRAGTDTAYSFGNSATSEGDSGNSATRLDAYAWHTGNAAGNDPAVGVLKPNSWGLCDVHGYLWEFVADNEETLVRGDVAEKSSSTNGVPRSQTADPKDAADPNASDQAQRETSEKARVVIRGGSWKDPFRHLTSASRLTVSPQLRNDAVGFRCVIAEKPVP
- a CDS encoding ABC transporter permease subunit; translated protein: MLAAILMVWQAGVVLTGVSELILPSPVSVLKAGVRIREPLVAATVRTSLAAIMGLLVSSICGILAAFVFSISVTVRRSLYPYAVLLQTVPIIAIAPIVILTFGRGFFSIAIIASIISLFPVITNTTTGLLQTDQNLAEFFRLHRATWLQTLLKLRLPSALPYMITGIRIASGTAIVGAVVGEFFVGSGQPGLGSVIRAKTESLELPELYATVATTTALGTLVFMSISAAGEYVLDRWFGMSLEAQHGK
- the ilvD gene encoding dihydroxy-acid dehydratase; translated protein: MTQLNKFSSRITQPASQGASQAMLYGTGMTREDMDKAQVGIASVWYEGNTCNMHLMDLAAKVREGVQAAGMVGMRFNTIGVSDGISMGTDGMSFSLQSRDLIADSIETVMGAQWYDANISLPGCDKNMPGCIIAMGRLNRPSIMVYGGTIRAGCGLKGEKLDIVSAFQSYGEFIGHKISEEERQQIVRKSCPGAGACGGMYTANTMASAIEAMGMSLPYSSSIPAEDPAKLDECFRAGAAIRVLLEKDIKPRDIMTRKAFENAMVITMALGGSTNAVLHLIAMAKSVDVPLTIDDFQKVSDRIPYIADLKPSGKYVMEDVQTVGGTPAVLKYLLEKGLIHGDCMTVTGKTLAENLADLPGLSEGQDIIHPVEKPIKATGHIRIMRGNMCPEGAVAKITGKEGLVFTGTARCFDSEELMLKGLEDGEIAKGDVVIIRYEGPKGGPGMPEMLTPTSAIMGAGLGSDVALLTDGRFSGGSHGFIVGHVTPEAQVGGPIALVQNGDKITIDAERNEINVDVTDDEMAKRKSNWTAPAAKATRGTLAKYIRLVKSASEGCVTDEE